Proteins from a genomic interval of Gloeocapsopsis sp. IPPAS B-1203:
- the dnaX gene encoding DNA polymerase III subunit gamma/tau — MSAALHLAYRPKTLEDLVGQPYVKATLASAIANRQIAPAYLFTGPRGTGKTSTARIFAKSLNCLESKKPTVTPCGQCQSCRSIESSNSLDVSEIDAASHNGVDDARELVERSSFAPVAGRYRIFILDECHQLTTQSQNALLKCIEEPPAHVVFVLCTTEAHKVLPTITSRTQRFEFRALPTGTITAQLRNVAVSEEIAIGDDALLAIARIVNGGLRDALQLLSQVRLLGEDVTANQVIEMAGGTTESELLAIVEAIAAGNTLQLLQSARELVDAGKTPTLILSSLLQTYRDLLVLQSAPKEQNLLTGVVSYRQLKSLAAKWSFDTLNLVLVQLHKAELQLRQSINAGVWLEVCLLNLMSATQQEPQPIFTKLMTTTAELSLNEIWQQAIDTAKSNNRMLLSKATLVKLNGSNAILQVAPTYLEKFEANKEAIARLLQRVTQHPKSITVFVRTAANANGRSNRRLSA; from the coding sequence ATGAGCGCAGCCCTTCATTTAGCTTACAGACCTAAAACCCTTGAAGACCTTGTAGGACAACCCTACGTCAAAGCAACTCTGGCATCGGCGATCGCAAATAGACAAATTGCCCCAGCTTACTTGTTTACAGGACCGAGAGGTACTGGAAAGACTAGCACCGCCCGCATCTTTGCCAAGTCGCTAAACTGCCTAGAGAGCAAAAAGCCGACCGTTACCCCTTGTGGACAATGCCAATCTTGTCGTTCAATTGAGTCGAGCAACAGCTTAGATGTGAGCGAAATTGATGCTGCGTCTCACAATGGTGTAGATGATGCGCGAGAGCTAGTTGAGCGTAGCAGTTTCGCACCTGTGGCAGGACGTTACCGAATTTTCATTCTCGATGAATGCCATCAGCTTACTACCCAGTCCCAAAATGCTCTGCTTAAATGCATTGAAGAACCTCCAGCTCACGTAGTGTTCGTACTTTGCACTACCGAAGCTCATAAAGTTCTGCCTACCATTACCAGCCGCACTCAGCGATTTGAATTCCGCGCCCTCCCCACTGGGACTATTACAGCACAGTTACGCAATGTAGCTGTGAGTGAAGAAATTGCGATCGGTGACGATGCACTGTTGGCGATCGCCCGCATCGTTAATGGGGGACTTAGAGATGCCCTGCAATTGCTCTCTCAGGTGCGGTTGTTGGGTGAAGACGTGACAGCAAACCAGGTCATTGAAATGGCAGGTGGAACCACCGAATCGGAACTACTCGCGATCGTTGAAGCGATCGCCGCTGGTAACACCTTACAACTTCTGCAATCTGCCAGAGAACTAGTGGATGCAGGCAAAACGCCGACGCTGATTCTTAGCAGCTTACTGCAAACCTATCGAGATTTGCTCGTTCTCCAGTCTGCCCCTAAAGAGCAAAACTTGTTAACAGGTGTAGTCAGTTACCGTCAACTCAAGTCGCTAGCAGCCAAGTGGAGCTTTGACACGCTCAATCTTGTTTTGGTACAACTGCACAAAGCAGAACTCCAGCTCCGACAGTCCATCAACGCCGGAGTGTGGCTGGAAGTTTGTTTGCTGAATTTGATGTCAGCTACGCAACAAGAGCCTCAGCCAATTTTCACAAAGCTGATGACTACAACCGCAGAACTCTCGCTTAACGAAATTTGGCAGCAGGCGATCGATACCGCTAAATCCAACAACCGAATGCTGCTGTCTAAGGCTACTCTCGTTAAGCTCAATGGCTCCAATGCTATCTTGCAGGTAGCCCCAACCTACTTGGAGAAGTTTGAAGCTAACAAAGAGGCGATCGCCCGACTGCTCCAGCGCGTGACCCAACACCCCAAATCTATAACGGTGTTTGTTCGCACTGCTGCCAATGCGAATGGTAGATCTAATCGGAGACTGAGCGCATGA
- the dnaN gene encoding DNA polymerase III subunit beta encodes MSVTRLKQTNTSSTGETNKNAKSAVAGATQITTTPAKLERHNGKTAKQTKRKKLVESDEQLNSIEQPDLLSQSDAVNGSIPAKSASNGSASSQGMHVICQQEALDSALAFVKAAVPTKPLQPVLANILAIADEQENKVKLIASDISLTLSAAFEAHVLRGGAIALPAEILVSVVGKCPKGEISLIRSNATVAAKNRKTKSKAETEAQETNSSPVVLLEDSQGGAVEIYGMDAGEFPEISVPTTNLVSLPAKAVKAGLKGVIFAASTDDSKKILTGVQWLHSAERGQLRCTATDGHQVALIALSTNGIGRKQRAKSHLSDQTCIIPAKTLKELTRNLEKIEVDEWLRFAYDAPSKRVRFEFSDKKLQKEIISQCLEDTYPDCQALVERYQYPKQVAIETNALLSKLDRLSALASKKENAVKLLFDSSTQEIYLTIERDYGRGTQTVSATIPDELGKFEIQFNINYLIDTLKALSSTAVNFTMDRPYTPVSLKPAGDLEFPGIAIDATYFILPLYDLEKAKQEYNAQSNSD; translated from the coding sequence ATGAGCGTAACTAGACTTAAGCAAACCAATACCTCATCCACGGGAGAGACTAACAAGAATGCTAAATCGGCTGTAGCTGGGGCAACTCAAATTACTACTACTCCAGCTAAATTAGAACGGCACAACGGTAAGACGGCGAAGCAAACAAAGCGCAAAAAGTTGGTTGAATCCGATGAACAACTGAATTCAATTGAGCAACCCGATCTATTGAGCCAATCCGATGCTGTCAATGGATCGATTCCAGCTAAGTCAGCATCTAATGGTTCTGCCTCCAGTCAAGGAATGCACGTCATCTGCCAGCAAGAAGCGCTCGATTCGGCTTTAGCCTTTGTCAAAGCTGCCGTCCCAACTAAACCCCTGCAACCCGTTCTAGCTAATATTCTGGCGATCGCTGACGAGCAGGAGAACAAGGTCAAGCTCATTGCCTCTGACATCAGCCTAACTCTGAGTGCTGCCTTTGAAGCGCACGTGCTACGGGGTGGGGCGATCGCCTTGCCTGCTGAAATTTTAGTAAGTGTTGTAGGTAAGTGTCCTAAAGGTGAAATCAGCCTAATTCGCTCGAACGCTACAGTCGCTGCCAAAAACCGCAAGACGAAATCAAAGGCTGAGACAGAGGCACAGGAAACTAACTCTAGCCCCGTCGTGCTATTGGAAGACAGTCAGGGGGGAGCGGTTGAAATCTATGGTATGGATGCAGGAGAGTTCCCAGAGATTTCAGTACCCACAACCAATTTGGTTTCTCTGCCTGCCAAAGCAGTCAAGGCTGGTTTGAAAGGAGTCATCTTTGCAGCAAGTACGGACGATTCTAAGAAAATCCTGACAGGCGTGCAGTGGTTACACAGTGCCGAACGAGGGCAGCTGCGCTGTACTGCAACCGACGGACACCAAGTCGCCCTGATTGCTCTGTCCACAAATGGGATCGGGCGAAAGCAGCGAGCTAAGTCCCACTTGAGCGATCAAACTTGCATCATTCCAGCCAAGACACTTAAAGAACTAACCCGCAACTTAGAGAAAATTGAAGTTGATGAGTGGCTGCGGTTTGCCTATGATGCCCCATCAAAGCGCGTTCGGTTTGAGTTTAGCGATAAAAAGCTCCAAAAAGAAATAATTTCTCAATGCTTGGAAGATACTTATCCCGACTGTCAAGCTTTGGTCGAGCGATATCAGTATCCCAAGCAAGTAGCGATCGAAACCAATGCCTTGCTCTCCAAACTCGATCGCCTTTCAGCTTTGGCAAGTAAGAAGGAAAACGCTGTCAAACTCCTGTTCGACAGCAGCACGCAAGAAATCTATCTCACGATTGAGCGGGATTACGGCAGAGGCACTCAAACTGTGTCTGCCACAATCCCTGATGAGCTGGGAAAATTTGAGATTCAGTTCAATATCAACTACCTGATCGATACTCTAAAGGCTTTAAGCAGTACGGCAGTGAATTTCACGATGGATCGACCCTACACCCCTGTTAGCCTCAAGCCAGCTGGGGATTTAGAATTTCCCGGAATTGCTATCGACGCAACCTATTTTATCCTGCCTCTCTACGATCTAGAAAAGGCGAAGCAAGAGTACAACGCCCAGTCAAATTCTGATTGA
- a CDS encoding TrbI/VirB10 family protein: protein MSENQNEPLSTNNGHANPTATSTVEPVTELDADAQKQLAGLTEEELLIPDQYIISPDSPQSEKSSSNPIAKVGFVAILIGGVMGLLALIWFSLFVPKPNSKQVKVEPRPTVTPQASSEDENARLKSKLAFQDQKSTLEEPQPVGTLSSQRAKNATTPTRPTTTPARPTTPTPAPRWVRTSPPPTPAQILVRTPPTPARTPAPTRSPATEPIDPFERWSQLASLGQTKAESNIEITKLSTSSTDSTDSPDLSQTASSSSSDSNAAFASVYHASEGQVTTSLVSDTQLPSVAIGAVGNVSGTSVGTQGILSRTRFQTQQQVQKTVLPGTIAPALVAMPMVWDTSSQTRSQDKLPQRFTVELIEPLLAEDRSVALPAGTVFVAQVSSVSEGNNVVSASAVAAIYRDGAGNLHQHALPEGAILIRGEGGGTLVSKTLNNSRGAVVRQDLLIGVLSGLNKVGEIVNRPRSQTIATGSGYSQITIQSDPQVWAAALEGVFGVTAERLSERSDQTIKELLRRPNVKVLAAGNSASVVVSSFFQVMP, encoded by the coding sequence ATGTCAGAAAACCAAAATGAACCACTTTCTACTAACAATGGTCATGCTAACCCAACAGCAACCAGTACGGTTGAACCTGTTACTGAATTAGACGCAGATGCGCAAAAGCAGTTGGCAGGTTTGACTGAAGAAGAGCTTTTGATTCCTGACCAATACATTATTAGTCCAGATTCTCCACAATCTGAAAAATCTAGTAGTAATCCTATAGCTAAAGTCGGGTTTGTAGCGATTCTTATTGGTGGAGTAATGGGACTATTAGCACTTATTTGGTTTTCTTTGTTTGTGCCTAAACCTAATAGTAAGCAGGTTAAAGTCGAACCTAGACCAACCGTGACTCCTCAAGCATCTTCTGAAGATGAAAATGCACGACTAAAAAGCAAGTTGGCGTTTCAAGACCAAAAGAGCACTCTAGAAGAACCTCAACCTGTTGGTACACTTTCATCTCAGCGGGCAAAAAATGCTACTACTCCAACAAGACCTACAACAACGCCTGCTAGACCTACAACGCCGACACCAGCACCACGTTGGGTGAGAACATCACCACCACCTACACCAGCACAAATATTAGTACGAACACCACCAACCCCAGCACGAACGCCAGCACCGACGCGATCGCCGGCTACCGAGCCTATCGATCCATTCGAGCGTTGGAGTCAGCTTGCTAGTCTAGGTCAAACCAAGGCTGAATCAAATATTGAGATTACAAAGCTCTCAACCTCCTCTACTGATTCTACTGACTCTCCTGACTTATCTCAAACCGCCTCATCAAGTTCTTCTGACTCTAATGCCGCTTTTGCTAGCGTGTATCATGCGTCTGAAGGGCAGGTTACTACCTCCTTAGTGTCAGATACGCAACTCCCAAGTGTGGCGATTGGAGCGGTAGGAAACGTTTCTGGTACTTCTGTTGGGACTCAAGGTATTTTATCCCGAACTCGGTTCCAAACTCAGCAACAAGTGCAAAAAACTGTGCTCCCTGGAACAATTGCCCCTGCTCTAGTTGCAATGCCGATGGTTTGGGATACGAGCAGCCAAACGCGAAGTCAGGACAAGTTACCTCAGCGATTTACAGTAGAGTTGATCGAGCCATTATTGGCAGAAGATAGGTCTGTGGCATTACCCGCAGGCACAGTGTTTGTGGCACAGGTTAGTTCAGTTAGCGAAGGAAACAATGTGGTATCAGCTAGTGCTGTTGCTGCGATCTACCGAGATGGAGCAGGAAATTTGCACCAACACGCGCTACCTGAAGGAGCTATTTTGATTCGAGGTGAAGGCGGTGGCACCTTGGTTTCTAAAACCCTCAACAATTCAAGGGGAGCCGTTGTACGTCAAGACTTGTTGATTGGCGTATTAAGCGGTCTAAATAAAGTGGGAGAGATCGTTAATAGACCAAGATCTCAAACGATCGCAACAGGGAGCGGGTACAGTCAAATTACTATCCAATCCGACCCGCAAGTTTGGGCGGCTGCACTAGAAGGAGTATTTGGGGTGACAGCCGAGCGGTTGAGTGAGCGTTCAGACCAAACGATTAAAGAATTACTCCGTCGCCCGAACGTCAAGGTTTTAGCAGCAGGAAACTCTGCTTCTGTAGTGGTATCGAGTTTTTTTCAAGTGATGCCGTAA
- a CDS encoding AAA family ATPase, which yields MTAQILSIPQLPFQLTCDQEQALKAILEFLDSDQTLFLLGGYAGTGKAQPIHTPVLTPTGWIPIGQLKPGDFVIAGDGSRTRVIGIFPQGVKPVARIKFNDGSSTLCCYDHLWLTESYHERNANRVRVYKAQKKGRIPQPKKGRVKTTREIAASLSTRNGLQSNHRIPVMQCADFELSTVPIAPYLLGCLLGDGGLTSNTPQLTTNDAEIITRCREIIPEDVDMRIIIQREYRFVGTQWRGQYRHNPLTESLKSLGLWGKYSYEKFIPQCYLINSKEVRLELLRGLMDTDGTVSQEGYETSFATSSPKLAADVRSLVESLGGICPIQTRNTASGRLCYRLSICLPPDINPFHLPRKRDRVKPKTRYAPARYIVSVEAEGEQECVCIAVEHPSRLYVTEHCIVTHNTTLVSLLVKALVSVGKRIALTAPTNKAVNVLQHMAAQNSLAGVDFFTIHQLLGLGMVTRAGEKVLERTGSSYAHAFHIVFIDECSMIGEQLWHWIEDAASLYAPRLKIVLMGDPAQLNPVNEKKSPSFSVTNRAVLKQVVRQGADSPLLEFVTTCRQAVTKSKQPFKPCPKYSQDKQNGVFVVRQQTLLNYACKKMKSKFDNNPDCFRILCWTNKQVDWYNHHIRTHLYGVNAARFVIGERLIARDPIVAPDGKTVILPTSSEFVVTDYCEDRYAGYKVWRAIATTDNDIKRQIYVLHEEERQRFDAEAQQLMQSAKNNPFFWQKYYKHLETFANVRPCFALTVHNSQGSTFDEVAIDANDLNKRGLDGKLSSVRELNRLWYVGSTRARERVFIVK from the coding sequence ATGACCGCACAGATCCTCTCGATTCCTCAACTCCCATTTCAATTAACTTGCGACCAAGAGCAGGCATTGAAGGCGATTCTCGAATTTTTAGATTCAGACCAAACCTTATTTTTGCTGGGCGGCTATGCAGGGACTGGCAAAGCTCAACCTATTCATACCCCCGTCCTCACTCCTACGGGATGGATACCAATTGGTCAGCTCAAACCTGGCGACTTTGTGATCGCTGGCGATGGTTCTCGCACACGAGTCATTGGGATTTTCCCTCAAGGAGTTAAACCCGTAGCTAGGATTAAGTTTAACGATGGCAGCTCCACCTTGTGCTGCTACGATCATTTGTGGCTAACTGAAAGCTATCACGAACGCAATGCCAACCGCGTGAGAGTTTACAAAGCACAAAAGAAGGGAAGAATCCCTCAACCCAAGAAGGGACGAGTCAAAACTACGCGAGAAATTGCTGCATCATTATCAACTAGAAACGGGCTGCAAAGCAATCATCGCATTCCAGTAATGCAGTGCGCTGACTTTGAACTTTCCACCGTTCCAATAGCTCCTTACTTACTCGGTTGCCTACTGGGAGATGGAGGACTGACAAGCAATACACCCCAGTTAACAACCAACGATGCAGAAATTATTACTCGTTGCCGAGAGATAATTCCCGAAGATGTGGATATGAGAATTATAATTCAGAGAGAATATCGTTTTGTAGGTACTCAGTGGCGAGGGCAATATCGACACAATCCACTAACAGAGTCCTTGAAATCTTTAGGTTTGTGGGGCAAGTACTCCTATGAAAAATTCATTCCCCAATGCTACTTAATTAACTCAAAAGAAGTGCGCTTGGAGCTGTTACGTGGATTGATGGACACAGATGGTACTGTCTCGCAAGAAGGCTATGAGACATCCTTTGCAACTAGTTCACCCAAGCTGGCTGCGGATGTGAGAAGTTTAGTTGAATCATTGGGTGGTATTTGCCCAATACAAACAAGAAACACAGCATCTGGTCGTTTATGCTATAGACTTTCAATTTGCTTACCCCCAGATATCAATCCTTTTCATCTGCCTCGCAAGCGCGATCGCGTGAAACCAAAAACTCGCTATGCTCCAGCTCGATATATTGTTTCAGTCGAAGCTGAAGGAGAGCAAGAGTGTGTCTGCATTGCTGTAGAACATCCCTCTCGACTTTACGTCACAGAGCACTGTATCGTGACTCACAATACCACGTTAGTTTCGCTGTTGGTTAAAGCATTGGTTAGCGTAGGCAAGCGGATTGCTTTGACCGCTCCTACTAACAAAGCTGTGAACGTACTCCAGCACATGGCAGCTCAAAACTCACTTGCTGGGGTAGACTTCTTCACCATTCACCAGTTGCTAGGGCTAGGGATGGTGACGCGAGCTGGCGAGAAAGTTTTAGAACGGACTGGCTCATCTTATGCTCATGCCTTTCATATCGTTTTCATTGATGAATGCTCCATGATTGGCGAGCAGCTCTGGCATTGGATTGAAGACGCGGCTAGCCTGTATGCACCTCGACTCAAAATCGTGCTGATGGGAGATCCCGCGCAGCTTAATCCAGTCAACGAGAAGAAGTCTCCCAGTTTCAGCGTCACCAATCGGGCAGTGCTGAAGCAGGTAGTCCGACAAGGAGCTGACAGTCCTCTGCTGGAATTCGTCACAACCTGCCGCCAAGCTGTTACGAAAAGCAAGCAGCCGTTTAAGCCCTGCCCAAAATACTCGCAGGACAAGCAAAATGGTGTATTCGTCGTGCGGCAGCAGACACTTTTGAATTACGCCTGTAAGAAAATGAAGAGCAAGTTTGACAACAACCCCGACTGCTTTAGAATTCTCTGTTGGACGAATAAGCAGGTGGACTGGTATAACCACCATATTCGTACCCACCTTTACGGCGTAAATGCCGCTCGGTTTGTTATCGGCGAACGGCTAATCGCTCGCGATCCTATAGTCGCCCCAGACGGAAAAACGGTGATTCTGCCAACCTCCAGCGAGTTTGTCGTTACAGATTACTGTGAAGACCGCTATGCAGGCTACAAGGTATGGCGGGCGATCGCCACCACTGACAACGACATCAAGCGGCAGATCTACGTGCTACATGAAGAGGAGCGACAACGGTTTGATGCTGAAGCCCAACAGCTGATGCAATCTGCCAAAAATAACCCCTTCTTCTGGCAGAAGTATTACAAGCATCTAGAAACATTCGCCAACGTCAGACCGTGCTTTGCCCTTACGGTTCACAACTCCCAAGGGTCTACGTTTGATGAAGTTGCCATCGATGCAAACGATTTAAACAAGCGAGGATTGGACGGAAAACTCAGCAGCGTGCGGGAACTCAATCGGCTTTGGTATGTAGGATCGACGCGGGCTAGAGAACGGGTGTTTATCGTTAAATAG
- the holA gene encoding DNA polymerase III subunit delta, producing the protein MTVLLLIGEDEYGISQQLATLKRQLDPNWLTFNYHTFSPTQLDEALNAARTPAVADRLKVVVVKDCNFNSVGQFGEQQFELLQCLPHLPPNNKLVFTAASLDKRLKIAKFFLKHGQLKEYPLLAPWRTDLIAQSIAARSKAMKLSLSKPVVTYLAEAIGNDSARAASELNKLMVYAQGKSLSQSEVEALVPCHTQTSFQLAEAVRCGDSTRVVQLTHDLLSRAEVPLAIVATLQTQFRTWLWVKSVLKNRAFRKDAEIAQLCGIGNPNRLYYLKKDVAAASIKALATAVIWLFELEVELKQGATTKVMLPAFLKVARLFN; encoded by the coding sequence ATGACAGTACTGTTGTTAATTGGGGAGGACGAGTATGGTATCAGTCAACAGCTTGCCACGCTCAAGCGCCAGCTCGATCCCAACTGGCTGACATTCAACTATCATACCTTCAGCCCGACGCAACTTGATGAAGCCTTAAATGCAGCTCGCACGCCAGCCGTCGCCGATCGCTTAAAGGTGGTGGTAGTCAAAGACTGCAACTTCAATTCTGTCGGTCAGTTTGGGGAGCAGCAGTTCGAGCTATTGCAATGTCTTCCCCACTTACCACCAAACAACAAACTGGTATTCACCGCCGCCTCATTAGATAAACGGCTGAAAATTGCTAAATTTTTCCTCAAACACGGGCAATTGAAAGAATATCCCTTGCTCGCGCCTTGGCGCACCGATCTAATCGCTCAATCGATTGCAGCGCGATCCAAAGCCATGAAGCTGTCGTTGTCCAAGCCAGTTGTCACTTACTTAGCGGAGGCGATCGGTAACGATTCCGCTAGGGCAGCATCAGAGTTAAACAAGCTAATGGTCTACGCTCAAGGCAAATCTCTAAGTCAATCGGAAGTAGAAGCTTTAGTCCCCTGCCATACTCAAACCAGTTTCCAACTGGCTGAAGCAGTCAGATGTGGCGATTCAACCAGGGTCGTCCAATTAACTCACGACCTTTTGTCTCGTGCTGAAGTGCCACTAGCGATCGTTGCTACACTCCAGACCCAATTTCGTACTTGGTTATGGGTGAAAAGTGTCCTCAAAAACCGAGCTTTCCGGAAAGATGCAGAAATTGCTCAATTATGTGGAATTGGCAATCCCAATCGGCTCTATTACCTGAAAAAGGATGTTGCAGCCGCCTCTATCAAAGCCTTGGCTACTGCTGTGATTTGGTTGTTTGAACTGGAGGTTGAACTAAAACAGGGTGCAACCACAAAAGTCATGCTGCCAGCTTTTCTCAAAGTAGCTCGATTGTTCAATTGA
- a CDS encoding type I restriction enzyme HsdR N-terminal domain-containing protein, with protein sequence MIQTLQAIDITLHDLRTKFSLTQTEDEQFFREWQDDLPEIAEEEKRSLDRVKSNYRNLIEYPPLLEDAVKMVVLSPLLDLAGFYQSPFRIETETSILLTAEDEGIVVKGRIDVLVLNNQLWILVIESKKAEFSLEAARAQALAYMLASPKVDKPTFGLITNGGSFVFLKLTRSGTPQYALSRVFSILSPGNELYSVLSIMMRLGAAIQN encoded by the coding sequence ATGATTCAAACCCTTCAAGCCATTGATATTACGTTACACGACTTAAGGACTAAATTCAGCCTTACCCAAACTGAAGATGAACAGTTTTTCCGTGAATGGCAAGATGATTTACCGGAGATCGCAGAAGAAGAAAAGCGATCACTTGACCGGGTAAAGAGCAACTATCGCAACTTAATTGAATACCCACCCCTACTAGAAGATGCGGTCAAGATGGTGGTTCTATCTCCATTGCTTGACTTAGCGGGGTTTTATCAATCCCCATTTAGAATTGAGACAGAAACATCAATCTTACTTACCGCTGAAGATGAAGGGATTGTCGTCAAGGGTCGTATTGACGTCCTAGTGCTGAACAACCAGCTGTGGATACTGGTCATTGAGTCCAAAAAAGCAGAATTCTCTCTAGAGGCTGCTAGAGCGCAGGCACTAGCCTATATGTTAGCGTCTCCAAAGGTAGATAAACCGACCTTTGGGTTAATCACAAATGGCGGTAGTTTCGTTTTCCTGAAGCTAACTCGTTCTGGTACACCACAGTACGCTTTGTCAAGGGTGTTTTCAATTCTCAGTCCTGGGAATGAGTTGTACAGTGTTTTGAGCATAATGATGCGACTTGGTGCCGCAATCCAGAATTGA